In Osmia bicornis bicornis chromosome 1, iOsmBic2.1, whole genome shotgun sequence, the following proteins share a genomic window:
- the LOC114871852 gene encoding procathepsin L isoform X3 yields the protein MCIRFYKCATVLITIWSIGGSRVFGKEQRFPPEISAKLDEYWNSYKVRYNKSYSGSEENDRRTTWEENLVTIYKHNMMAAAGHHSYTLRDNHMADLATRQYIREMVKLMPSRKRRVSTNDMVGAVLHDPRRVPLQFDWRDIGFLTRPENQRDCGSCYAYSIAGSIQGQIFKKTGMLIPLSEQQLIDCSTSTGNLGCSGGSLRNTLRYLEKAKGLMSQAHYPYKGKQGRCRFQEDLSVVNITSWAVLPVRDEKALEAAVATIGPIAASVNASPKTFQLYHNGVYDDEVCSSDMVNHAMLIVGYTRTEWILKNWWGDGWGENGYMRLAKNKNRCGIANYAAYAKV from the exons ATGTGTATTCGATTTTATAAATGTGCCACTGTTTTAATAACGATATGGAGTATTGGTGGCAGTCGAGTGTTTGGCAAGGAGCAACGCTTCCCGCCAGAAATATCAGCGAAACTGGACGAATATTGGAACTCTTACAAG GTTCGTTACAATAAAAGCTACTCCGGAAGCGAAGAGAACGACCGAAGGACGACTTGGGAAGAGAATCTAGTAACGATCTACAAACACAACATGATGGCCGCAGCGGGTCATCACAGTTACACTTTGAGGGACAATCACATGGCCGATCTTGCTACCAGACAATATATCCGAGAGATG GTGAAACTGATGCCTAGTCGTAAGCGTCGGGTGTCGACTAATGACATGGTGGGAGCGGTACTGCACGATCCTCGACGCGTCCCATTGCAATTCGACTGGCGCGATATAGGCTTTCTTACCCGACCGGAAAATCAAAGGGACTGCGGAAGCTGCTACGCCTATTCGATAGCTGGTAGCATTCAAGGacaaatttttaagaaaaccGGCATGCTGATCCCATTGAGCGAACAACAGTTGATCGATTGTAGCACATCCACGGGAAATTTAGGCTGTTCTGGTGGATCCCTGAGAAATACATTGAGATATTTGGAGAAGGCGAAAGGATTAATGAGTCAAGCTCATTATCCGTATAAAGGAAAA CAAGGTCGATGCCGTTTTCAAGAGGACTTGAGCGTGGTCAACATCACCTCGTGGGCTGTCTTACCGGTGCGCGACGAGAAAGCTTTGGAAGCCGCCGTAGCTACTATAGGTCCGATAGCTGCTTCGGTAAACGCCAGTCCAAAGACCTTTCAACTCTATCA CAATGGAGTTTACGACGATGAAGTATGTAGCTCGGACATGGTAAATCACGCAATGCTAATCGTGGGGTATACTCGGACCGAAtggattttaaaaaattggtgGGGTGACGGATGGGGTGAAAACGGTTACATGCGTCTGGCGAAGAATAAAAATCGCTGCGGCATAGCTAATTATGCGGCATATGCAAAAGTGTAG
- the LOC114871845 gene encoding uncharacterized protein LOC114871845 isoform X2, with amino-acid sequence MQRILKEVWRIVESEDLILLLNRLNDLARFLSDSTAIIETLPETTTTTIITTSSATTTTAIATATAIVTIAITATTAKITTKWTNVSARNPCFVGSESKVKVETASVPVTVSELTSASASASASASVPGSASMPLPTTQLSSSFGSLPLSRLYGQAKNLLSYACPARTKIEWSNDSGSGSGSGGGCGGGGIAGGSTVPDRREEEKEQREQRVRVHIGIDDDLRTILEMDPSIVDGMAAMAPLPLSNDSRSNDHVAFARPLRPIRPQGCPPTFKTATPTSRTQLKLQLMREQLQEQERREAEFRQSLQQQRPAAAPPRPVPTTASLSTIGVDVPPQVLQVRTLLENPTRYHVVQKQKNQVRQYLHESFRGGSEDTENENENENVFRGNSVEGTPPSVPMVVQSAPPGSTVHHPKPQHPHLVASYPHAPTATILSHGNPVAASPDPTTGAMSPGLSSVATSNSEAEDLLDDILSFEAGSLGDNLKDGQTGSLSNIPELQIKPEPLLLTEAEIHALAKDRQKKDNHNMIERRRRFNINDRIKELGTLLPKTNDPYYEIVRDVRPNKGTILKSSVEYIKLLKNELTRMKQNELRHKQLEHQNRRLLLRVQELELQAKAHGLPVSDFNWASSSANMQLARNKFEQRK; translated from the exons ATGCAACGGATATTGAAAGAAGTGTGGCGAATCGTTGAATCGGAGGATTTGATATTGCTGCTGAATCGACTAAACGATCTGGCTCGTTTTTTAAGCGATTCGACGGCTATCATTGAGACGTTACCTGAAACGACGACGACAACAATCATTACCACCAGCTCCGCTACTACTACCACTGCCATCGCCACCGCCACCGCCATCGTCACTATCGCTATCACAGCGACGACAGCAAAAATAACAACAAAGTGGACGAACGTGTCAGCGAGAAATCCGTGTTTCGTTGGGTCGGAATCGAAAGTAAAAGTGGAAACGGCTTCGGTGCCGGTGACAGTGAGTGAATTGACGTCGGCATCGGCATCGGCATCGGCATCGGCATCGGTACCGGGTTCGGCGTCAATGCCATTGCCGACCACACAGTTATCCTCGTCGTTCGGTTCACTTCCGTTATCGCGACTTTATGGTCAAGCGAAGAACTTGTTGTCGTACGCGTGCCCAGCGCGTACGAAGATTGAATGGTCAAACGACAGCGGTAGCGGGAGCGGGAGCGGGGGCGGATGCGGAGGTGGAGGTATCGCTGGAGGTAGCACCGTTCCGGATCgtcgagaagaagagaaagagcaaCGAGAGCAACGTGTCCGCGTACACATCGGTATCGACGACGATCTCCGCACGATCCTTGAAATGGATCCGTCGATCGTCGATGGAATGGCTGCCATGGCGCCCTTACCCTTGTCCAATGATTCTCGCAGCAATGACCACGTTGCGTTCGCACGCCCGTTACGCCCCATTCGCCCGCAAGGCTG tcCACCGACGTTCAAGACCGCAACGCCCACCTCTCGCACCCAATTGAAGCTCCAGCTGATGCGAGAACAACTGCAGGAGCAGGAGAGGCGAGAGGCAGAATTTCGTCAGAGTTTGCAGCAACAGAGACCAGCAGCTGCACCTCCAAGACCTGTACCCACCACCGCATCCTTGTCGACCATCGGGGTGGATGTGCCGCCGCAAGTCTTGCAA GTACGTACGCTCCTGGAAAACCCGACTCGTTACCACGTTGTACAAAAGCAAAAGAACCAAGTGCGGCAGTATCTTCACGAATCGTTTCGCGGTGGTAGCGAAGATaccgaaaacgaaaacgaaaacgaaaacgttTTTCGTGGAAACTCTGTCGAAGGTACGCCACCATCCGTGCCAATGGTCGTTCAGAGTGCACCACCGGGGTCAACGGTGCATCATCCGAAGCCGCAGCATCCTCATTTGGTGGCCTCCTATCCACACGCTCCGACCGCGACGATTTTGTCGCACGGTAATCCGGTCGCGGCCAGTCCAGACCCGACGACCGGTGCTATGTCACCAGGACTTTCCAGCGTCGCAACTAGCAACTCTGAG GCGGAGGACCTGCTGGACGACATTTTATCGTTCGAAGCTGGATCCTTGGGTGATAATCTAAAGGATGGTCAAACTGGAAGTCTGAGCAACATTCCGGAACTGCAAATCAAACCGGAACCTTTATTGCTTACCGAGGCCGAGATACACGCCCTTGCCAAAGACAGACAAAAAAAAGATAATCATAATATGA TCGAGAGACGACGGCGATTCAACATCAATGACAGAATCAAAGAGCTTGGTACCCTCTTACCTAAAACGAACGATCC GTATTACGAAATCGTTCGAGACGTCAGACCGAATAAGGGCACGATCCTGAAATCCTCGGTCGAGTACATAAAGCTGTTAAAAAACGAGTTGACCAGGATGAAACAAAACGAATTGAGGCACAAACAATTGGAGCATCAGAATCGTCGACTTTTGTTACGAGTTCAGGAGTTGGAACTACAAGCGAAAGCTCACGGGTTACCGGTTTCCGATTTTAATTGGGCTTCCAGCTCGGCCAATATGCAGCTTGCCAGGAACAAGTTCGAGCAACGCAAG TAG